The following coding sequences lie in one Arachis hypogaea cultivar Tifrunner chromosome 9, arahy.Tifrunner.gnm2.J5K5, whole genome shotgun sequence genomic window:
- the LOC112711882 gene encoding probable xyloglucan endotransglucosylase/hydrolase protein 10, with product MNNLQIALFFLIGIVSSILFHISVASVVSTGNFNKDFYVLWSPTHVNTSADGHTRTLKLDQQSGAGFASNQMFLFGQIDMQIKLVPGDSAGTVLAYYMASDQPNRDEIDFEFLGNMSEQPYILQTNIYADGFGNREERIYLWFDPTKDFHTYSVLWNLHQIVFMVDSIPIRVYRNHGDKGVPFPRRQPMSLEATLWNGDSWATRGGQDKIDWTKGPFIASFRNYNIDACVWKGNPRFCRVASHVNWWNLNNFSTLTSPQRRWFKWVRKYHMIYDYCQDNERFQNNLPQEWSLPKY from the exons ATGAATAACTTGCAGATAGCActcttcttcctcattgggattgtGTCCTCCATTTTGTTTCATATTTCAGTTGCATCTGTTGTTTCAACAGGAAACTTCAATAAGGACTTCTATGTTTTATGGTCACCTACCCATGTAAACACATCTGCTGATGGACACACTAGAACTTTGAAGCTTGATCAACAATCCG GGGCTGGTTTTGCTTCAAATCAGATGTTTTTGTTTGGACAAATTGACATGCAAATCAAACTAGTACCAGGTGATTCTGCAGGCACAGTATTAGCCTACTAT ATGGCATCTGATCAACCAAATCGCGACGAGATTGACTTTGAGTTTCTAGGAAACATGTCTGAGCAGCCTTATATTCTTCAAACAAATATTTATGCAGATGGGTTTGGCAATAGAGAGGAGAGGATTTATCTATGGTTTGATCCTACAAAGGACTTCCATACTTACTCAGTGTTGTGGAATCTGCACCAGATTGT GTTCATGGTGGATAGCATTCCAATAAGAGTGTACAGAAACCATGGTGACAAGGGAGTTCCATTTCCAAGAAGGCAACCAATGAGTCTAGAAGCAACTCTTTGGAATGGTGATAGCTGGGCAACAAGAGGAGGTCAAGACAAGATAGATTGGACAAAGGGTCCCTTCATAGCTTCATTCAGGAACTACAACATTGATGCTTGTGTGTGGAAAGGGAACCCAAGGTTCTGCAGAGTAGCTAGCCATGTTAATTGGTGGAACCTAAACAACTTCAGCACACTCACATCCCCACAAAGAAGGTGGTTCAAATGGGTCAGGAAATACCATATGATTTATGATTATTGCCAAGACAATGAGAGGTTCCAAAACAATCTTCCACAGGAATGGTCCCTTCCCAAGTATTGA